TATGTTTGGCGCAGGCAAAAAGTAATCAACAATCAGAATTCCACTATCTTCAACATAAAAGACTTTATATTCTTTTGTAATAAATTCAGGATAGTTTGAATTAGATAAAATAATTTCACAATATTCACTTATTGCAGATGAAATATTATCGAAATAATCTTGTTTAAATTTATCTATTTTAGAATTATGTTCCTCCTGCTTTTTTATGAATTCATCTCTCTTTTCCTCCCATTCTTTTAGTGAATCATTGTAAACTTTTTTATTGTTTGATACAGCATGTTGATATGCTGTTAAATCAAAAAGATATCTCCTATCAGCTTCATTTAGTGCATCATTGTATGCTTTTTTGTTTTTTGATAAAGTATGTTGATATGCTGTTAAATCATAAAGATATCTCTTATTTGCTTCATTTATTTTATCTTGTTTTTGCGATAGGAACATTTTATCTATTAATGTAAAATTTGGTTGATATTTAAAATCATCCCTATTTGGCATTTTCACAATAGATAGTTCTGGTTTGGCAATTTCAAAATTAGAAAAATCTTTTAATGTGTTCCAATCAAACTTATTATTTGTTTTTAGACTATCCAGTAATAGACTTTTTAAAGAATCAATTTCCAAACTTGAGACCGTTGCATAATTCGATATTTTGAATTTTCACAATAAAAAAACTCTTATAGCGATATGCATAATTACGTTAATTATTTTTAAAGGCTGAGATTGCCACGTCGCTATCGCTCCTCGCAATGACGAATAAAAAACACAGTAAAAACTATTATTTATCGTCATTGCGAGCCCCCGCAGGGGGCGTGGCAATCTCATCCTTTTAAATAATCAATATGAATATCTTTTTGAATTTTGGTATATTTACAATTGTGTTTTTTGTAAAGTTTTGGCTGAAAAATGATTTTTGCAACGGTCTCAAACTTGCCATTCTTGAGTCGTTCGTATACCTTTAATGTGTCTATTGTTATTGCCATCGCCAATCCCTCCTGTTGACTAAGTCCCAAGACAAATTATTTAGTCTGTAAATTAGACCACTCAAATATCTACGTTGTCAAGAATTTTTTATTTAAAATATACTTCAATTTACTTAATAAAAAAAAGCGGAGAGGGTGGGATTCGAACCCACGGTAGAGTTACCCCTACAACGATTTTCAAGACCGTCGCCTTCAACCGCTCGGCAACCTCTCCCATATGCCCAAGCTCGGCTTATATAATACAACAACTGGTATAGTATTTATCAACTAAGAAATTAAAAAACTATTATTAAATACAAGATATACTCAGAAATCGGAAAAAAGAAAGGCGGTAAGTTTGACTTACCGCCACTAAGAGGGGTGTAATTTTTAAGAGGTAAACAACATGTTAGATAAGGCCTTGCAGACTTTCTTTTAACCTCTCCAGAACATCCTTAACGAAGTTTTTGTCTGCCCACTGTGTGTAGCCTAATTCCTTATACAGATGCAACGTTTTATTTGACACGGAGTTACTATGGCTTATGATTACCTTATCTGTGTATAAACGTACTTTCTCAGCCAGTCTTTCCGGGTTCATCGGTAAAAGCGGGTCAATCTTTACGCATGTGTTAATGCCAACCTCATGAAGCGCTTTAAGAATGTTTATGCGCACAGCTATGGGAGATGCTTTAGGCTCAAATGCCCTTCGTACCATGTCGCTGTCTGTTGTGATGGTTATTCCAACCTCCAGTGTTTCTAACTGGCTAAGTACGTCAATGTCTCTGAGTATCAGTGGAGATTTGGTGAATAATTCAACAGGGAACTGATACGGGACAAGTGCCTCCATACAATTCCTTGTGATTTTGTATCTGCCCTCTGCCGGCTGATACGGGTCAGCTTGTGGGCTTATCCTGACGACGCCGCGCTCAGCAGTTGGCAGCTCCCGCTTTAACACCTCAGCACAGTTTATCTTAATGAGGTTAATACCTTCTCCCCACGTATCACCGTAGCCACTGCTGTTTGTGTCACAGTACCTGCAACCATTGGTGCAAGTGCTGTATGGATTTAAAAAATAGTCAACTCCTTTTACGTGGCTCCGCTTCAGTGCTGATTTAGCTGATATTTTTTCAATCTTTACTGCCATATTAGTTTTTCTCCTTATCCAATTTTT
This genomic interval from Nitrospirota bacterium contains the following:
- a CDS encoding radical SAM protein; translation: MAVKIEKISAKSALKRSHVKGVDYFLNPYSTCTNGCRYCDTNSSGYGDTWGEGINLIKINCAEVLKRELPTAERGVVRISPQADPYQPAEGRYKITRNCMEALVPYQFPVELFTKSPLILRDIDVLSQLETLEVGITITTDSDMVRRAFEPKASPIAVRINILKALHEVGINTCVKIDPLLPMNPERLAEKVRLYTDKVIISHSNSVSNKTLHLYKELGYTQWADKNFVKDVLERLKESLQGLI